A stretch of DNA from Methylomicrobium lacus LW14:
GCCAGCTCGATCAGGTCTGCTGATGAGCGCCAAGCTCGCCCAAATCGGACAACAGGCGCCGTTATTGTCGGTCTCCGAATGGGTGCAGGGCGCGCCGGTCAATTTCGACCGGCTGCGGGGCCGCGTGGTGCTGGTCGAGGTGTTTCAGGTCAACTGCCCCGGCTGCTTTTTCTATGCGCTGCCGGAGGCGATCGAATTGCACCGCAAATATGCCGATGCCGGCTTGGCCGTACTCGGCGTGGCGACCGCATTCGAGGATTTCGACAAGAATACGCTCGAAAATTTACGCCTGCTGGTCGAGCGCAACGAAGTGATCGGCGAAACCTTCAAAGCGCTGAGCCAACATGGGCAACTCGAGCAAGGACGCCTGCCGTACCGCATTCCTTTCCCGTTGGCGATGGATCGATTGAGCGAGCGCCAGGGCGAAATCTCCGGGGACGACATTCTCGGTTTCATCCACGGCCGCTTGCCGAATTTCGACCAGCAGCCGGAGGCCTACCGGCAGCAGGTCATCCAACAGGTAGGGAAATATCTGCAATCGCTGCGCTATCGGGCGGAGACTTTTGAACGCTTTCAATTGAAAGGCACACCCTCGCAAATCCTGGTCGATAAACAAGGCGTACTGCGCGCCTGCGAGTTTGGCGCTTTTCCTGACCTGGAAAGCCGCCTGCTCGAACTGTTGCAGGAATGACCTGACGGCTTAGAACGCCTCAGGCTCACACCGGCGCGCGCTTTGGGGCAGGCAGGCGCAGCCAAAACAAAGCACCCTGCCCGCTTTCGCCCAGTTCGATTTCTGCGCCGTAGGCTTTCAACAGCGAGGCGGCAATTTCCAGCCCCAGGCCGGTGCCGCCTGCATTCCGACGCGTCGTGAAAAAAGGCGTAAAGATTTTGTTGCGGTTCTCGCGCGAAATGCCCGCGCCGTTGTCCTGCAAGCCGATAAGCATCCTCTCATCCAGCCGCTCCAAATGAATATTGACCCGGTCCGCGCCGTGTTGCAGGCTGTTTTCGAACAGGTTGACCAGCACCAACTCGAGCACTTCCGGC
This window harbors:
- a CDS encoding redoxin domain-containing protein, with protein sequence MSAKLAQIGQQAPLLSVSEWVQGAPVNFDRLRGRVVLVEVFQVNCPGCFFYALPEAIELHRKYADAGLAVLGVATAFEDFDKNTLENLRLLVERNEVIGETFKALSQHGQLEQGRLPYRIPFPLAMDRLSERQGEISGDDILGFIHGRLPNFDQQPEAYRQQVIQQVGKYLQSLRYRAETFERFQLKGTPSQILVDKQGVLRACEFGAFPDLESRLLELLQE